From the Polaribacter tangerinus genome, the window ATAAACACTGGAAAAATATAAAAAAAGGAACTACCGTTTTAGTGGAATTTCCAAAAAACCTTAAATAAAAACGTTTGTTAGAAATAAAAAAATATGGCGCCATAGACATTGGCTCCAACGCAATAAGACTTTTAATAGCCAATGTAATTGTGGCAGAAGATAAAGAACCACAATTTAAAAAATCATCATTAGTTCGAGTACCTATTCGTTTAGGTGCAGATGCCTTTGTAAAAGGAGAAATTAGCAGTGCCAATATAGAAAGAATGGTAGATGCTATGGAAGCATTTAAATTATTGATGAAAGTAAATAAGGTAGAAAAATACAAAGCCTGCGCTACCTCTGCCATGCGTGAAGCATCAAACGGAGAAATGGTAGTTACAGAAATTCAAGAAAAAACAGGTGTAAAAATAGATATTATTGGCGGTAAAGAAGAAGCTGCAATTATATCGTCTACAGATTTAAATCAACTTATAGAAGGAGATAATTCTTATTTATATGTTGATGTTGGTGGTGGTAGCACAGAGTTTACACTTTTCTCTAAAGGAAAGATAGTAAACTCTAAATCTTTTAAAATGGGAACTGTTCGTTTGCTAAATAATAAAAAAGCAGTTAATAAAGAAATGTTTGCCAATGTAGAAAAATGGATTAAAAAAAATACAAAAGATTTAAAACGAATTGCTTTAATAGGCTCTGGCGGAAACATTAATAAACTTTTTAAAATGTCTGGTAGGTCGGAAGGAAAACCGATATCTTTTATTTATCTTGACGCTCAATATCAGTTTTTGAAAAAAATGAGTTATGAGGATAGAATTTCTGAACTTAGCTTAAACCCAGATAGAGCCGATGTAATTATACCTGCTACAAAAATATATTTATCGGCCATGAAATGGAGTGGAGCTAGAAAAATATATGTCCCAAAAATTGGGCTATCTGACGGTATTATAAAAAGCTTGCACTACAAAATTTTATAGTAATTTAGTAACAAGTGTATTAAAATCTGAGGCCGTATTATTTAAAAATGCTGTTTCAATTTCTAAATACACCAAATGAGATAATCGGTTTTGTAATCGTACAAAATCTTTTTCTGTAGTTACAACAACCTTTTTTTCTCCTTTTAATTGTTGATAGCTTTGTGTTATAGTTCGAATGTCATTTGATGAAAAATGATGATGATCTGAAAATTTTAAATGTTTAAATTGAATGTTTTTAGCACTCAAAAAAGACAACATCGAACTAGGATTTGCAATACCTGTTACTAACAAAACCTCATAATTTTGTAAGTCTTCTATAGATATTTCATAGGCTCCTTTTGTTTTTGATGCGTATGAAATACTTGTAAAAAACACTTTCTTTTTATATTTCTCTAACCGATTTTTAATTACTTTTTGAGCAGAAACAGAAAAATCATATGGGCATTTAGTAACCACAATAGCTGTAGCCCTTTTTGCTCCAGAACGAGATTCTCTTAAATTACCTGTTGGAATTAAATAATCATCTATAAATAAATCGGAATATTTAGTTAGTAAAATAGAAACAGAACCACGAACACTTCGATGTTGAAATGCATCATCTAATAATACAATTTGCGGATTAATATTTTTTTTTAAACTTTGTATTCCCTCCACTCTATCTGCACAAACTGCTACTGAAATATTTTTAAATTTTTTAAAAAACTGCAAAGGTTCATCACCAACTTCTTCGGCTGTATGCGTAGGATTAACCTCTATAAAACCAGATGTTTTACGCTTGTAACCTCTACTTAAAACTGCTATTTTATAATTTGACGATAGTAAACGAATTAAATACTCTATCTGTGGAGTTTTACCAGTACCTCCAACACTTAAATTTCCCACTACAATAACTGGCGTTTTAAAAGAATTTTCCTTAAAAAAACCTACATCAAACAGTAAATTACGAATAGTAGTTACTATATTATAGAGTATTGCGAATGGAAACAATAAAAAACGAAATAATTTCATAATCACGAAAATAATTGATTTTTATGAAATGATGCTTGTAAAATGTTAACTTTGATGCGCGACTTAATAATTTTATTTTATGAAGATAAAAGACATTACCAATTATTTAGAAGAATTAGCCCCTTTAAAATATGCTGAAGATTTTGACAATGTAGGTTTACTTGTAGGAAGCCATCAAACAACCGTAACCAATGTTTTAGTTACTTTAGACACCTTAGAGGAAACCATAGACGAAGCAATTTCTAAAAATTGTAATCTCATTATTAGTTTTCATCCTATAATTTTTGGAGGTTTAAAAAAATTAAATGGAAATTCTTATGTAGAAAGAGTTGTTTTGAAAGCAATAAAAAATGATGTTGCAATTTATGCTACACATACCGCCTTAGATAATTCTGCAAGCGGTGTCTCTGCAAAAATAGGCGAAGTGTTAGGTTTGCAAAATTTAAAAATATTAATTCCTAAAAAAGGAATTATTAAAAAACTGACTACTTATGTTCCAGAGTCCAACGCTTTAAAACTAAAAAAGTCTTTGTTCGATGCTGGTGCAGGTACAATTGGCAATTATACTGAGTGCTCTTTTTTAAACGAAGGAATAAGTACTTTTAAAGGAAATGAAAAGGCGAATCCAGTGATTGGAAAAAGCGGAACATTAACACATCAAAAAGAACAACAAATAACAGTTACTTTTGAGAGTAGACATGAAGAAACCGTATTAAAAGCCCTTAAAGAAAATCATCCTTATGAAGAGGTTGCTTTTGAAGTAGTTACTACAGAAAACTATCATCAAAATATTGGTATGGGAATGATTGGCGAGTTACCAAATGAAATGGAGGAAACCGAGTTTTTACATTTTATTAAATCTACCATGCAAACAGACTGTGTTAGACATTCTAAATTGCTTGATAAAAAAATAAAAAAAGTTGCTGTTCTCGGAGGTTCGGGTAGTTTTGCAATTTCAAATGCTATAAAAGCAGGTGCAGATGCATATGTAAGTGCCGATTTTAAATATCACGAATTTTTTAAGGCAGAAAAAAGTATTTTAATAGCCGATATTGGTCATTATGAAAGCGAACAGTTTACAAAAAAGCTTTTGGTTGATTATCTTACAAAAAAATTTAGTAATTTTGCAATCGTTTTATCGCAAAAAAGTACAAATCCAATTTATTATATATAAACATGGCAAAAAAGAAAGAAGTTTCAGTTGAACAAAAATTAAGAGCATTGTATGACTTACAATTAATAGACTCTAGAATTGACGAAATTAGAAACGTAAGAGGAGAACTCCCTCTAGAAGTAGAAGATTTAGAAGATGAAGTTGCCGGATTAAATACCCGTATTTCTAATTTAGCTGAAGATGCTGCTAACTTAGAAACTGAAATCAATAACAAAAAACAAGCTATTGAAGATTCTAAAGCACTAATGGCTAAATACGAAGAGCAGCAAAAAAATGTTAGAAATAACAGAGAATTTGACTCTTTGGCTAAAGAAATTGAATACCAAGGATTAGAAATTGAGCTAGCTGAAAAAAGAATTAATGAATACAAAGCTAAAATTGCTCAAAAAAATGAGATTATAGAGGCTACTAAAGAAAAGCAAGAAAAACAAGAAAAGCATTTAAACCACAAAAAAGCTGAATTAGATGCAATTCTTAAAGAAACTGAGAAAGAAGAAAAGTTGCTTTTAGAAAAATCTGAAGAGTTTTCTAAATCTTTAGACGAGCATTTATTTAATGCTTACTCTAGAATACGTAATAAGGTTAAAAATGGACTGGCTGTTGTAGCAATAGAAAGAGGTGCTTCTGGTGGCTCTTACTTTACTATACCACCACAAGTTCAGTTAGAAATTGCGAATAGAAAGAAAATAACTATAGATGAACACAGCGGACGTATTTTAGTAGATGCTGCACTTGCAGATGAAGAAAAAGAAAAAATAGATAAGCTTTTTGCATCTTAAAAAGATGATAACCATAAAAAAACTCGAAGTTTTAACTTCGAGTTTTTTTATACCTTAAAAATAAAATTAGTAATCTAATTTCTTAATATACTTAAGTTTCTTTTTCCATACTTTTAAATCTCTTTTAAAAGCATCTATACTATTTTTTACATTTACAACTAATGGGTTATCGTCTTTTGCATTTGAGAAAAAGCCTAAATTGTTCTCCAACTGCTGCATTTCTCTTACAATTTCATCAATTTTTTTTCTAACCGACAATTGCTCAGAATCTAATCTTCTAACATCTCCATTTGCTAACAAACCGTCTATTAAATTGGTAAACTTTAGCATTTCTACCTCTTCTTTACTCACATTAAGGCCTTCTAACAAGTTATCTATTTGTTTATTAAACTTTCCTTCTAAATGCCTAACGTTTCTTGGTAAAACTCCTAAATTTTTCCAATCTTCCATAGCCTGTAATACAACTTCTTTTGTAGGAGAAGCTATTTCTTTTAAACTTTCTAAAAAGGCTTTTTTAGCATCTACAATATCTTGTTGTTCTTTACTTATAGCATTTTTTTGGTTATGAAGTCTGTCGAAATAAAAGTTACAAGTGTTTTTAAATTCTTTCCAAATAGCATCTGAAAACTTTCTAGGTACATGACCAATCTTTTTCCAGTCAGACTGAATCTTTTTAAATATTTCAGTGGTGCTGTCCCAATCTTCACTATCTTTTAAAGATATTGCTTTTTCTAATAAAGCTTGTTTGTTTCGTAAGTTTTCTTGTTGCTCTTTTTTCTCTTCTCTGTAAAAAAGATTTTTTGCACTGTTAAATTTCTTAGTAGCCTTTTTAAATTGTTGCCAAATTTCTTCGCTTTTAGAGTATGGTAGTTTTCCTGCTTTAAAATACTCTTGCCTAATTTCTTCTACCTCTTTCATACTCCTTTGCCAATCTCTATGAGTTTTGTTTTTTGAAGTATCATAAGCATTCAACTTTGCTACTACTTGTAATTTTTCTTCAATAATATCTTGATTTTTTGATCTCTGCTCCTTAAAGTAGTCGTGTCTTCTATCGTGAATTTTTTTTGTTGCTTCACTAAATTTTCCCCATACCTCTTCTCTTACATCTCTAGCAACAGGACCAATTTCTTCTTTCCAGATTTTATGTAGTTCTTGTAATTCTTTAAAAGCTACATTTATATCTTTTGCATCTACAAGAGCTTCTGCTTGTGTTATAATGGCTAACTTTTTCTCTAAATTATTTTTAAAGTCGAGCTCTCTAAAATCATTACTCAAATGCAACAAATCATAAAAACGCTCTACATGGTGGTGATAAATTTTCCAAGTATCATTGTATTTTGTTTTAGAAACAGGCCCAATGGTACTCCATGTATTTTGCAATTCTTTAAATTGCTTGTACATCGTTGCTGGCTCAGCATTTTCTATTAAATCTTTTAATTGCTCTATTACTTGCAATCTCTTTTCTAAATTATCATTTAGCTGATTTTCTAGATTTTTGTAGTAAGAATCTCGCTGTTTTTTATAATCTGAAAGCAATTGATTGTATGTAATTTTAACAGGACTCGAAAACTGAAAATCTATTGAGTTACCGCCCTCTTCTAAAAAAATACGTTTTTTCTCTGCCAACAACGCACCAA encodes:
- the lpxK gene encoding tetraacyldisaccharide 4'-kinase, with the translated sequence MKLFRFLLFPFAILYNIVTTIRNLLFDVGFFKENSFKTPVIVVGNLSVGGTGKTPQIEYLIRLLSSNYKIAVLSRGYKRKTSGFIEVNPTHTAEEVGDEPLQFFKKFKNISVAVCADRVEGIQSLKKNINPQIVLLDDAFQHRSVRGSVSILLTKYSDLFIDDYLIPTGNLRESRSGAKRATAIVVTKCPYDFSVSAQKVIKNRLEKYKKKVFFTSISYASKTKGAYEISIEDLQNYEVLLVTGIANPSSMLSFLSAKNIQFKHLKFSDHHHFSSNDIRTITQSYQQLKGEKKVVVTTEKDFVRLQNRLSHLVYLEIETAFLNNTASDFNTLVTKLL
- a CDS encoding Nif3-like dinuclear metal center hexameric protein, whose translation is MKIKDITNYLEELAPLKYAEDFDNVGLLVGSHQTTVTNVLVTLDTLEETIDEAISKNCNLIISFHPIIFGGLKKLNGNSYVERVVLKAIKNDVAIYATHTALDNSASGVSAKIGEVLGLQNLKILIPKKGIIKKLTTYVPESNALKLKKSLFDAGAGTIGNYTECSFLNEGISTFKGNEKANPVIGKSGTLTHQKEQQITVTFESRHEETVLKALKENHPYEEVAFEVVTTENYHQNIGMGMIGELPNEMEETEFLHFIKSTMQTDCVRHSKLLDKKIKKVAVLGGSGSFAISNAIKAGADAYVSADFKYHEFFKAEKSILIADIGHYESEQFTKKLLVDYLTKKFSNFAIVLSQKSTNPIYYI
- a CDS encoding zinc ribbon domain-containing protein; the encoded protein is MAKKKEVSVEQKLRALYDLQLIDSRIDEIRNVRGELPLEVEDLEDEVAGLNTRISNLAEDAANLETEINNKKQAIEDSKALMAKYEEQQKNVRNNREFDSLAKEIEYQGLEIELAEKRINEYKAKIAQKNEIIEATKEKQEKQEKHLNHKKAELDAILKETEKEEKLLLEKSEEFSKSLDEHLFNAYSRIRNKVKNGLAVVAIERGASGGSYFTIPPQVQLEIANRKKITIDEHSGRILVDAALADEEKEKIDKLFAS
- a CDS encoding DUF349 domain-containing protein, which produces MNLKIVDMLDTNEENVEKTVPKSEDTNLDHAKASNKSTKEAEKEAEITADKAVEEVEQSVAEDAENEAEIEDNSVDYASMSLEDLVALLQKIISNNPVHRVKNQVENIKSAFNKKFGALLAEKKRIFLEEGGNSIDFQFSSPVKITYNQLLSDYKKQRDSYYKNLENQLNDNLEKRLQVIEQLKDLIENAEPATMYKQFKELQNTWSTIGPVSKTKYNDTWKIYHHHVERFYDLLHLSNDFRELDFKNNLEKKLAIITQAEALVDAKDINVAFKELQELHKIWKEEIGPVARDVREEVWGKFSEATKKIHDRRHDYFKEQRSKNQDIIEEKLQVVAKLNAYDTSKNKTHRDWQRSMKEVEEIRQEYFKAGKLPYSKSEEIWQQFKKATKKFNSAKNLFYREEKKEQQENLRNKQALLEKAISLKDSEDWDSTTEIFKKIQSDWKKIGHVPRKFSDAIWKEFKNTCNFYFDRLHNQKNAISKEQQDIVDAKKAFLESLKEIASPTKEVVLQAMEDWKNLGVLPRNVRHLEGKFNKQIDNLLEGLNVSKEEVEMLKFTNLIDGLLANGDVRRLDSEQLSVRKKIDEIVREMQQLENNLGFFSNAKDDNPLVVNVKNSIDAFKRDLKVWKKKLKYIKKLDY
- a CDS encoding Ppx/GppA phosphatase family protein, encoding MLEIKKYGAIDIGSNAIRLLIANVIVAEDKEPQFKKSSLVRVPIRLGADAFVKGEISSANIERMVDAMEAFKLLMKVNKVEKYKACATSAMREASNGEMVVTEIQEKTGVKIDIIGGKEEAAIISSTDLNQLIEGDNSYLYVDVGGGSTEFTLFSKGKIVNSKSFKMGTVRLLNNKKAVNKEMFANVEKWIKKNTKDLKRIALIGSGGNINKLFKMSGRSEGKPISFIYLDAQYQFLKKMSYEDRISELSLNPDRADVIIPATKIYLSAMKWSGARKIYVPKIGLSDGIIKSLHYKIL